From a region of the Salinispira pacifica genome:
- the ribH gene encoding 6,7-dimethyl-8-ribityllumazine synthase — MSTEQSASTEIRHYEAQLNAGSKRFAIVSGRFNDLISDRLVGGAVDCLLRHGAGKQEISIVKVPGAFEIPLVARRLALSGKFDAVITLGAVIRGATPHFEYVSAEVSKGVASVGLETGVPVIFGVLTTNSIDEAVERAGTKAGNKGWDAAMSAIEMAGLMDILPPAPEKS; from the coding sequence ATGAGTACAGAACAGTCAGCTTCAACAGAAATACGGCATTACGAGGCACAGTTGAATGCGGGAAGCAAACGTTTTGCAATAGTTTCTGGACGTTTCAATGATTTGATCAGTGACCGGCTGGTGGGAGGCGCGGTGGATTGTCTGCTGCGTCATGGCGCCGGGAAGCAGGAAATCTCAATTGTGAAGGTGCCCGGAGCATTCGAGATCCCCCTGGTAGCACGCCGGCTGGCTCTTTCCGGGAAGTTTGATGCGGTCATCACCCTGGGAGCGGTGATCCGGGGGGCAACCCCGCATTTTGAATATGTATCTGCCGAGGTTTCCAAGGGCGTAGCCTCAGTGGGGCTGGAAACCGGTGTACCGGTAATCTTCGGGGTGCTGACAACCAACAGCATCGATGAAGCCGTGGAGAGGGCCGGAACCAAGGCGGGCAATAAGGGCTGGGATGCGGCAATGTCCGCCATCGAAATGGCCGGACTCATGGATATTCTCCCTCCGGCCCCCGAAAAATCCTGA
- a CDS encoding Crp/Fnr family transcriptional regulator translates to MLPTDTISDEIAEKLQDCGLFSHLHLHELTRLFRRYPFSSRRHESGNLIAQRGDEYSSLMILVQGELSAEISDAQGHTLKVESLHAPSPVAAGILFGDDNHLPVSLTAVVDAHTISIHRDVLLKMAGEDPKLLRTLLQDAGNRIHFLADKLRFMKFHTIREKLCTYLLELDQRSPGKLLNLPYSMETLAELFGVSRPSLSRVMGNLVDQELISRSGRSYRIQNRSALIESCQND, encoded by the coding sequence ATGTTACCAACGGATACTATTTCTGATGAAATTGCAGAAAAGCTTCAGGACTGCGGACTGTTCTCCCATTTACATCTCCATGAACTGACTCGTCTTTTCCGCCGTTATCCTTTCTCGTCCCGGCGGCATGAAAGCGGGAACCTGATTGCACAGCGGGGGGATGAATATTCGAGCCTCATGATTCTTGTTCAGGGTGAACTGAGCGCGGAAATCAGCGATGCCCAGGGGCACACTCTCAAGGTTGAAAGTCTCCATGCACCCAGTCCGGTGGCCGCCGGCATTTTGTTTGGAGACGATAACCATCTACCGGTCTCCCTTACCGCAGTGGTGGACGCACACACCATCAGTATTCACCGGGACGTGCTTCTCAAAATGGCCGGAGAAGATCCCAAGCTCCTTCGCACACTTCTTCAGGATGCAGGGAACCGCATCCACTTTCTGGCGGATAAACTGCGCTTCATGAAATTCCACACCATCCGGGAGAAGTTGTGCACCTACCTCCTGGAGCTGGACCAGCGCAGCCCGGGAAAACTTCTGAACCTACCCTACTCCATGGAAACCCTGGCAGAGCTTTTCGGCGTTAGCCGTCCTTCCCTGAGCCGGGTGATGGGCAACCTGGTTGATCAGGAGCTGATATCCCGCAGCGGGCGCTCTTACAGAATTCAGAACCGCAGCGCGCTTATCGAAAGCTGTCAAAACGATTAA
- the hcp gene encoding hydroxylamine reductase: MFCYQCQEAAKGEGCTIRGVCGKAPETAGLQDLLIFTLKGVSALSRSLSQEIDDHSRPVARFCARALFATITNANFHNDRIREMIREALSIREELKARGASAEHSAANWNAREAEWENYARAVGIMSEPDEDIRSLKELITYGLKGICAYATHAAVLNHENDEIWAFLLSTLDSLLSEQDMQKLIALTLKTGETAVKTMALLDGANTEHYGNPEITKVNIGVGNRPGILVSGHDLKDFEELLEQTKDSGVDIYTHSEMLPAHYYPRFKKYDHFVGNYGNAWWKQDKEFDSFNGAILMTTNCIVPVRDAYKDRIFTTGVVGYPDIPHIEEVDGKKDFTPLITRALECKAPQEIENGEITGGFAHAQVLSLADKVVDAVKNGDISRFVVMAGCDGRQKGRSYFSDVAETLPDSTVILTAGCAKYRYNKMDLGDIAGIPRVLDAGQCNDSYSLALIALKLKEVFGLDDINELPISYDIAWYEQKAVAVLLALLSLGVKGIRLGPTLPAFLSPNVAKVLVENFNIKPTGEVEEDVQSIMAGN, encoded by the coding sequence ATGTTTTGCTACCAATGTCAGGAAGCCGCCAAAGGCGAAGGATGTACCATCCGGGGAGTATGCGGAAAAGCCCCCGAGACCGCCGGGCTTCAGGATCTGCTGATTTTCACCCTGAAGGGTGTGAGCGCCCTCAGCCGCAGTCTCAGTCAGGAAATCGATGATCACAGCCGTCCTGTGGCCAGATTCTGCGCCCGGGCTCTCTTTGCAACCATTACCAATGCCAACTTCCACAATGACCGCATACGGGAAATGATCAGGGAAGCCCTGAGCATACGTGAGGAACTGAAGGCCAGGGGAGCGTCTGCAGAACACAGCGCTGCCAACTGGAATGCCCGGGAAGCGGAATGGGAAAACTACGCCCGGGCAGTCGGTATCATGTCCGAACCCGACGAAGACATCCGAAGCCTGAAAGAACTGATCACCTACGGACTGAAGGGCATCTGTGCATACGCAACCCATGCTGCGGTTCTCAACCATGAAAACGATGAGATCTGGGCCTTCCTCCTCTCAACCCTGGACAGCCTGCTCAGCGAACAGGATATGCAGAAGCTTATCGCCCTCACCCTGAAGACCGGCGAAACAGCAGTCAAAACCATGGCCCTGCTGGACGGCGCGAATACCGAACACTACGGAAATCCAGAAATCACCAAAGTGAATATCGGTGTTGGAAACCGGCCGGGCATCCTGGTATCGGGCCACGATCTGAAGGATTTTGAAGAGCTGCTTGAGCAGACCAAAGACTCGGGTGTGGACATTTACACCCATTCGGAAATGCTTCCCGCCCACTACTATCCCAGGTTCAAGAAATATGATCACTTCGTCGGGAATTACGGCAATGCCTGGTGGAAACAGGACAAGGAGTTTGATTCCTTCAACGGAGCCATTCTCATGACCACCAACTGTATTGTTCCCGTACGGGATGCCTACAAGGACAGAATTTTCACCACAGGCGTGGTGGGGTATCCGGATATCCCCCACATTGAAGAGGTGGACGGAAAGAAGGATTTCACCCCCCTGATCACTCGGGCCCTGGAATGCAAGGCGCCTCAAGAGATTGAGAATGGAGAGATTACCGGAGGTTTTGCCCACGCCCAGGTGCTCTCCCTTGCGGACAAGGTGGTGGATGCGGTAAAGAACGGCGACATTTCCCGCTTCGTGGTGATGGCCGGCTGCGACGGACGTCAGAAAGGCAGGTCCTACTTCAGCGATGTTGCCGAAACTCTACCGGACAGCACGGTGATTCTCACCGCCGGCTGTGCCAAATACCGATACAACAAAATGGATCTTGGGGATATCGCAGGCATTCCACGGGTCCTTGATGCGGGACAGTGCAATGACTCCTACTCCCTGGCGCTGATCGCATTGAAGCTGAAAGAGGTATTCGGTCTGGATGATATTAACGAACTGCCTATTTCATACGATATTGCATGGTATGAGCAGAAGGCGGTGGCGGTTCTCCTTGCCCTGCTGTCCCTGGGTGTAAAAGGGATACGACTGGGGCCCACCCTGCCCGCCTTCCTCTCACCCAATGTGGCCAAGGTGCTGGTGGAAAACTTCAATATCAAACCCACCGGAGAGGTGGAAGAAGATGTACAAAGCATCATGGCCGGAAACTGA
- a CDS encoding ATP-binding protein, translating to MIRDIIEIDEDLCNGCGECVPGCHEGALQIVDGKARLISELMCDGLGACVGHCPTGAMTVVKKDAPAYDEVRVMKENIIPAGMNTIRAHLSHLRDHGELDFLAQAMGVLAEAGINLEIEQEMGPKMGAVGKSGVEVQHDMTPAGGGCPGSAARTLRQNAATFQSTPDSGNVPASSQLAQWPVQLHLLNPSAPYLRNADLLLAADCSAYAVGDFHQRFLKGKALAIACPKLDQGMESYLEKLTAMIDSAGINTITVLMMEVPCCGGLLQIAQAAVSRARRKVPVKKMVVSIEGELLGQEWV from the coding sequence ATGATACGTGATATTATCGAAATAGATGAAGATCTGTGCAACGGCTGCGGGGAATGCGTACCCGGCTGCCATGAGGGTGCGCTGCAGATTGTCGACGGAAAAGCACGGCTGATCAGCGAGCTGATGTGCGACGGTCTTGGAGCCTGCGTGGGACACTGCCCCACCGGAGCCATGACCGTGGTGAAAAAGGATGCTCCGGCCTACGATGAGGTGAGAGTAATGAAGGAAAATATTATTCCGGCGGGAATGAACACCATCCGTGCTCACCTCAGCCACCTCAGAGATCACGGGGAGCTGGACTTTCTGGCCCAGGCCATGGGAGTGCTGGCGGAAGCAGGCATCAATCTGGAAATTGAGCAGGAAATGGGGCCGAAAATGGGCGCAGTGGGAAAATCCGGAGTTGAGGTACAGCATGACATGACCCCCGCCGGCGGAGGCTGTCCGGGATCGGCGGCCCGGACCCTCAGACAAAATGCGGCCACGTTTCAGAGTACTCCTGACAGCGGCAATGTTCCGGCTTCTTCCCAGCTTGCCCAGTGGCCGGTACAGCTGCATCTGCTGAACCCCTCCGCACCGTATCTGCGGAATGCCGACCTTCTGCTGGCGGCGGACTGCAGTGCATATGCGGTGGGAGATTTTCATCAGCGCTTTCTGAAAGGCAAGGCCCTGGCCATCGCCTGTCCCAAACTGGATCAGGGAATGGAATCATATCTTGAGAAACTGACCGCCATGATCGATTCAGCCGGAATCAATACCATCACTGTGCTGATGATGGAAGTTCCCTGCTGCGGAGGGCTGCTTCAAATTGCACAGGCCGCAGTATCCCGGGCCCGGCGGAAGGTTCCGGTAAAGAAAATGGTGGTTTCCATAGAGGGCGAACTGCTCGGCCAGGAATGGGTTTAA
- a CDS encoding AI-2E family transporter → MADQLKFSPRQKTTITAAITLAAALGIIATAVLALLGLSRFVAAFQQVLMPPVLALFLALLLQPVFDLFMKISRGSRVAALILLFLAAVIPLGLLIWLGTVYAVNQIPRLIEDLSALLPSMWETVQSLFAGVQSILEQIGLESRLDEVFSNPGDLFSSSLNNISTAITGSAQGLAASITDILAWLVTPVYLVFFLLAPPFDIRMLHKFLPFLKKRTRKDVVYLADQFISILLTFFRGQIIIALLQGILFGLGFALVGLPYGAVIGFVLGLLNIIPYLGSLLGMAVAIPMALFSSGGGIGLGLLVLLVFAIVQAIESYLLTPRIMGNRTGLHPALIIFSIFFWGTALGGVFGMMLAIPLTAFIVVFWRLLKKKYIQELI, encoded by the coding sequence TTGGCAGATCAGCTGAAATTCAGTCCCCGTCAAAAGACAACCATTACCGCCGCCATCACCCTGGCCGCAGCCCTGGGCATTATAGCCACTGCAGTACTGGCCCTGCTGGGGCTTTCCCGTTTTGTGGCTGCGTTTCAGCAGGTGCTCATGCCCCCGGTACTGGCGCTGTTTCTCGCCCTCCTGCTCCAGCCGGTCTTCGATTTGTTCATGAAAATCAGCCGGGGTTCACGGGTTGCGGCCCTGATTCTGCTGTTTCTTGCAGCGGTGATTCCCCTGGGGCTCCTCATATGGCTGGGAACCGTGTATGCGGTGAATCAGATTCCCCGGCTCATTGAAGATCTATCTGCCCTCCTGCCCAGCATGTGGGAAACTGTTCAGAGTCTATTTGCCGGTGTACAGAGCATACTTGAGCAGATCGGGCTGGAAAGCCGGCTGGACGAAGTATTCAGCAACCCCGGAGACCTGTTCTCCAGCAGTCTGAACAACATCTCTACCGCAATTACCGGATCGGCCCAGGGGCTCGCGGCATCCATAACAGATATTCTCGCATGGCTGGTAACGCCGGTATACCTGGTATTTTTTCTCCTGGCACCCCCCTTCGATATCCGTATGCTTCACAAGTTTCTCCCCTTCCTGAAAAAACGCACCCGGAAGGATGTGGTGTATCTTGCGGATCAGTTCATCAGCATACTTCTGACCTTTTTCCGGGGTCAGATTATCATTGCACTTCTCCAGGGCATTCTCTTCGGCCTGGGTTTCGCCCTGGTGGGACTTCCCTACGGAGCGGTTATCGGCTTTGTACTGGGACTTTTGAATATTATCCCCTACCTGGGAAGCCTGCTGGGCATGGCAGTAGCCATTCCCATGGCATTGTTCAGCTCAGGGGGAGGAATCGGTCTTGGTCTTCTGGTGCTGCTGGTGTTCGCAATCGTCCAGGCCATAGAAAGCTATCTGCTTACTCCCCGGATTATGGGAAACAGAACCGGGCTGCACCCGGCTCTTATCATATTCTCAATATTTTTCTGGGGCACCGCTCTGGGGGGAGTGTTCGGAATGATGCTGGCCATCCCCCTCACCGCCTTTATTGTGGTGTTCTGGCGGCTTCTGAAGAAAAAGTACATTCAGGAACTGATTTAA
- the ribB gene encoding 3,4-dihydroxy-2-butanone-4-phosphate synthase, protein MNNIPAALQRIQHGGMVLVVDDEHRENEGDLIVASEFADEQAIAFMAIHGRGLVCMAIEQDTASRLELPQMVEDNSEGMKTAFTVSVDAKAGTTTGISPADRARTVQTILNPRSRPDDLLRPGHLFPLVARSGGVMERPGHTEAAVDLARLAGLKASGVICEVMDDDGSMARLPRLKELAREWDIPLISIEDLIRHRQEIESSRAGDTRTKGQCEGEPNQRPDHGPQERINEPPKAQPGIPPGQSTLHGFR, encoded by the coding sequence ATGAATAATATACCCGCAGCACTTCAGCGCATACAACACGGCGGAATGGTCCTGGTGGTTGATGATGAACATAGGGAAAACGAAGGGGATCTCATCGTCGCGTCGGAGTTTGCCGATGAACAGGCCATCGCATTTATGGCCATCCACGGCAGAGGACTTGTCTGCATGGCCATAGAACAGGATACGGCGTCCCGGCTGGAGCTTCCGCAGATGGTGGAGGATAACAGCGAGGGAATGAAGACCGCATTTACCGTGAGCGTTGATGCCAAGGCCGGCACCACTACGGGTATCTCTCCGGCGGACCGGGCCCGGACCGTGCAGACGATTCTCAACCCCCGCAGCCGTCCGGATGATCTGCTGCGCCCGGGCCACCTGTTTCCCCTTGTGGCCCGCTCCGGAGGGGTGATGGAGCGCCCGGGGCATACCGAGGCGGCGGTGGATCTGGCCCGGCTGGCCGGACTCAAAGCTTCGGGGGTAATTTGCGAAGTCATGGATGATGACGGCAGCATGGCCAGGCTCCCCAGGCTGAAGGAACTCGCCCGGGAATGGGATATCCCGCTGATCAGCATAGAGGATCTCATACGGCACCGGCAGGAAATCGAAAGCTCCCGGGCCGGGGACACGCGGACGAAGGGTCAGTGCGAAGGTGAACCGAATCAGCGGCCGGATCATGGACCGCAAGAGAGGATCAACGAGCCGCCGAAGGCTCAGCCCGGCATTCCCCCCGGTCAGTCAACACTCCACGGATTCCGCTGA
- the ribA gene encoding GTP cyclohydrolase II, with translation MPLEAGEFHILGFPGNGTDEPEAFALVLNMDNHEEFSEPPVVRIHSECLTGESLGSLRCDCGYQLQEALRQIKKEGRGVLVYLRQEGRGIGLMNKIKAYELQDRGVDTMDANLMLGHPADARSFVRGAHILHGLGVERCRLLTNNPDKIHALEKAGIRVDARLPIEKRPDRYSLSYMQTKQTRFGHLYSFAEPGNP, from the coding sequence ATGCCTCTGGAGGCCGGAGAATTCCACATTCTCGGTTTTCCGGGAAACGGAACGGATGAACCCGAGGCATTTGCGCTGGTACTGAATATGGATAATCATGAAGAGTTCAGCGAACCGCCTGTGGTGAGAATTCACTCCGAATGTCTTACCGGCGAGAGTCTGGGTTCTCTCCGCTGTGACTGCGGATATCAGCTGCAGGAAGCTCTCAGGCAGATCAAAAAAGAGGGCCGGGGCGTACTGGTGTATCTCCGGCAGGAAGGCCGGGGAATCGGGCTGATGAATAAAATTAAAGCCTATGAGCTTCAGGACCGGGGTGTGGACACCATGGATGCCAACCTGATGCTGGGACATCCTGCGGATGCCCGGTCCTTTGTGCGGGGTGCGCACATCCTGCACGGCCTGGGGGTGGAACGCTGCCGCCTGCTTACAAATAATCCCGATAAAATACACGCACTGGAAAAGGCGGGAATTCGGGTGGATGCCCGCCTTCCCATTGAGAAACGGCCGGACCGCTACAGCCTGTCCTACATGCAGACCAAGCAGACGCGGTTCGGACATCTATACAGTTTTGCAGAGCCGGGAAATCCCTGA